Genomic DNA from Leptospira inadai serovar Lyme str. 10:
TCGTACGGAGGATTGCTTCTTTTCTGCACGATATGGGGGATGGGCGGTGCATTTATTTCACTCTTCATTTCCAAATTTACCGCTAAAATGTCGATGGGAGTCGAGATTATAGATCCTCGTACGGCGACAGGATGGCAAAGAGATTTGGTCGCACGAGTCAAAAGACTCGCAGACGCGGCTGGTTTACCGATGCCGGAAGTCGGCTATTATCAGTCTCCGGAAATAAACGCTTTTGCAACCGGACCTAGTCGATCTAGCGCTCTTGTGGCAGTTTCTACCGGACTTTTAAACGGAATGGATAGCGGAGAAATCGACGGAGTTCTCGGACACGAACTGTCTCACGTAGCAAACGGAGACATGGTAACCATGACCCTCGTACAAGGAGTCGTGAACTCGTTCGTGTTTTTCTTTGCTTGGATTGTGAGCACTTTAATTGCATCCCAACTCAGTAGGAACGATGACGATCGCGGGGGCGGAGGCTTCTTTATGCGATTTATGATTCAACAAGTACTCGTAATGGTATTCGGATTATTGGGTTCCATCGTGGTCGCGTATGTTTCCAGAGCACGAGAATACCGCGCGGATGCCGGCGGGGCAAAATTAGCCGGTAGAAGCAATATGATTGCCGCACTCGAAAGGCTCAAAGCCGCTTTTACCGTGGACCCCGTGGATCAAAGAGGGGAATCGATCGCAACTCTTAAGATATCCAATCGCGCAGGTGGATTCGCTTCCCTGTTTGCAACCCACCCGCCTTTAGAGGAAAGAATCGCCGCTTTGCGAGCAAAAGCATATTAAAATCAGGTTGATAGCCGCCCTAAATAAGGGCGGTTTCATCAAAAAAGAATTGTTCCCGCGCTTCCGAAGATTGGAATAGGACTTCGAGCCTATGTCCATCGTTAAATC
This window encodes:
- the htpX gene encoding protease HtpX; this encodes MWMIRRFGLFAITNLAVIATIAFLIRITGLASYLEKSGISYGGLLLFCTIWGMGGAFISLFISKFTAKMSMGVEIIDPRTATGWQRDLVARVKRLADAAGLPMPEVGYYQSPEINAFATGPSRSSALVAVSTGLLNGMDSGEIDGVLGHELSHVANGDMVTMTLVQGVVNSFVFFFAWIVSTLIASQLSRNDDDRGGGGFFMRFMIQQVLVMVFGLLGSIVVAYVSRAREYRADAGGAKLAGRSNMIAALERLKAAFTVDPVDQRGESIATLKISNRAGGFASLFATHPPLEERIAALRAKAY